One window from the genome of Schistocerca piceifrons isolate TAMUIC-IGC-003096 chromosome 1, iqSchPice1.1, whole genome shotgun sequence encodes:
- the LOC124780870 gene encoding uncharacterized protein LOC124780870, with translation MKEVTLQEDYCYSQWLSHLNVSDYKRGAFFKYYHETPVGFQFGVIKAWVKARENLMWKGMDKQINSLVMNCKISCSSKPPLNIQQDMVNEPMKKLYVDYVSPSLCSRVGNWYVYACIDVSICFFCLLPTCSVISQVSMKCLQGIFVIFGPCCALFSDNVMTFKSTAFCNFCFEIGMVHSTTTPYYPNTSFVGHVNRSLRAALIALHYRDKLWESPCSVFAAYSDFALCGSSHLAGKEPPN, from the exons ATGAAAGAGGTCACTTTGCAGGAGGATTATTGCTATTCACAGTGGCTAAGTCACCTTAATGTGTCTGACTATAAACGAGGAGCCT TCTTCAAATATTATCATGAAACACCAGTGGGCTTTCAGTTTGGTGTTATCAAAGCATGGGTGAAGGCTAGAGAGAATTTGATGTGGAAGGGGATGGATAAACAGATTAACTCATTGGTGATGAACTGTAAAATCAGTTGTAGTAGCAAACCTCCATTAAATATCCAACAAGATATGGTTAATGAGCCTATGAAAAAATTATATGTGGATTATGTGAGTCCATCCCTATGCTCTAGAGTGGGTAACTGGTATGTATATGCATGCATAGATGTGTCTATATGCTTTTTCTGCTTGCTCCCTACTTGCAGTGTTATATCTCAAGTATCAATGAAGTGTTTACAGGGGATATTTGTAATCTTTGGTCCTTGCTGTGCTTTATTTTCTGATAATGTAATGACATTCAAATCTACTGCTTTTTGTAACTTTTGTTTTGaaataggaatggttcacagcactACTACACCATATTACCCAAATACTTCCTTTGTGGGACATGTGAACCGCAGTTTGAGAGCAGCCTTGATTGCATTGCATTACAGAGACAAATTATGGGAGAGCCCTTGCTCGGTTTTTGCGGCTTACTCAGATTTTGCACTTTGTGGCTCCAGTCACCTTGCTGGCAAGGAACCACCAAACTAA